Sequence from the Crassostrea angulata isolate pt1a10 chromosome 9, ASM2561291v2, whole genome shotgun sequence genome:
taaaagctaaatatagatatatccccagattacaaaaatctttataattgtggacacttaattttattaatttataaacagatgatttttccccagttatatttcttaatatattttaatcgttttttctttttacggaggacactttaagacaaaaattgctgttgcactttatgatcgaagtttcaaagggttcatcttttaaatgcatccatcttccgggctatactaaatgaaattcaatgttttgcaggagcagtcaaagcttggactggaaaatactgtttgacgatctttatcttaggatatattaagtgcaataatagattaaatacataaatcttgtattttctatcagtccaaactaatgtgcagtgtaattaatatacaagagagagagagagagagagagagagacagacagacagacagacagacagagaaaataagtaagatttttttcaaatgggttataatattggaagtgatattgattttcatcatggatggacagtgcattcattttgcttttaaaggtgcatgtctgtctcctattctattgtgacatagcgaagggaaggggattggggtgtttagcacttcttataacaatagattgttttgattatcctgggggcatagtgtgttgttgacacatttcttattgaagtgcaaactaattggagtaaattgtttaaatgattaaaaactcttaataacaacactctttaaaatgttatgaaattgtgctgttatctttagtaatataaacaattcaaaaatgaattttaaaaaaccttttttaataaaacatgtacaattaaaacatttttttctttataattagaattatttctttcttctttaaaaataaatttaatcaagttcaatttcaactattcatttattcatcacatttttaaaagtgaacatgcatgaatatgcatagtaatgcaaagtaatgccatgtaatgccagcattacactagattttggaaagtaatgcattacattagcattacttgtaatgctaattttgaggcattacacattactagcattactttgaaaacatgtaatgcattgcaatgcattaccattacatttagcattaccccaagcctgatagatagatagatagatagatagatagatagatagatagatagatagatagatagatagatagatggaaatagatagatagatagatagatagatagatagatagatagatagaaagagatagatagattgatagatagatagatagatttcAGTTGGGATGTATAACGTAAAGATACCTCAATATCATCTTTTAACGAGCAAATCATAGAAGCATGtaccaattaaaaaaatgacaaatgcATATCCATTGTGAAGAAGTATTATCAGttacttaaaataaatacataaaagtGCTTTCAAGCAGTTGCTGCAcgaaaatgcttaaaaatattcatttctgaTTTGCAAAACATATACACTGTATGTTTAATGTAAGGTTTAAAGTTcattaaatgtatttcatatatatatatgaaagcaGTTTAATTAATGTCTCTTCAAAGACCTTGATGTGTACCCTGCAACCCTTTTATTTCGGCGATGAAGGCGATACCTGTACTTGTATATATCAAACGCTACTTAAACTCtttcatataaaaattctttcaaatctTCTATATGTTGTCGGTACAAAAaccttaaaagaaaaaaaatgtcgatGAAAAGTAAAATAGTACAACATTTGGTATTAAACGATTGATTTTTTTGTAGTTGACAAACGAAATTGAACAGTGTTTGAAATGTCCTTTTATTATTTGGGCTTGGTTTaggtttaattttttcttttcttttttatctttttttttgttgttgttaagtATGGCTGTGTACGGTGCGAttaagaatgattttttttttaattaatagtGTAGGTAAATTAAACAACAAAGTTTTAAAGTAACTGCGATAGCTCTTGTCGTAAATCTTAAATGGAGAGAACTAATATAAGctatttttgtatatactggTCAATTCACACTGTATGAATACgtattacacatgtatgtatgttttgaataaaatacttttatgtAAACGGATGGCGTAAACTTTGTACTTATATTCCAAATTTTATTGTGTATTActctatttacatgtactatagtgaattttgaattaattgGGTTTGATACAACATTTACCATACTACCTTActgtaaattcaaaatgtacCATATGACCACAGAAAAATATATCGATATTTTAAACTATATATTACACGTGTACATTGTATAATTATTCTGCATATTGGTCTTAACTGATTTactataataattcatttttttatgttttggaCCAAAAAGTCtggaatttattattttgtttttctagttttctctttttctttttctccaaGGACGAGACAGCTTGTGTACTGTTTCCTTGGCAACAGGGCGGACGATCCCATCACTCTGCCATTACGGCGAGCATAATTGGACGGTATGCTGTTTtcgtaattctttttttaatatgaatttgatattcaatccaatttgttttcaataaatagtgcttaaatttaaaacacgatattaacacaaataaaaacaaagaaacaagaAGACAAACAATTAAATAGACAAACAAACAAAGTAGTTTcctatttctttataaaacttaTATCCAAATAATTAgccgatttttaaaaaaactttttgattggattgtaaatatatgagctgttttaaaaagtaaaaaaaaaaaacaaacaaaaattacagCGACTAGTCGAGTTGGTTactgcattgtaaataacattcatgtacatatatttatatataaacaacaaTATGCTTTCCTTGATGATTAATTCATCCTGGCTAGAAAGATTGCGGCAAAATTAATaagtttctgtaaaaaatagagggaatcatactcggtagatgtaaagtaaatataaaataattgatatttcaCTAAAACTACGTATGTGCATACATTCTGTTTAGTATCATTTTGATTGCAATATATAGCTAGTTTGCGTTTGATATTTACTTTGTTTCAGTTATTGGATATTGTCGGCTGAAAAATAGCGATCTTGTTTTTCATGTAGATTATACAAAGACGATTAGATGGCTCTGTCAATTTTCGAAGGAACTGGAGAGAATATGAGGACGGGTTCGGAACTTTTGACTCGGAATATTGGAtaggtaaatatatataaaaagattttaattgtttgtctcgaaaactagaaaattaaaaaaaaacatgttttaaaaaaggcttgATAAGTGTTTATGTAAGGCAGATATGATGCTGTGAAAATTAGATATCAACATCATTCGAAAATCTGCTCTTGAAGATGTATGCTGAAGGAGTGGATCCAAATTTTTCTttccggaccccccccccccccccccccatgttatCGATTTCTTAGCGTCCAGTATGCAATACAAGAGTCGTCACTTAAAAAAACTTTGATATATTACACTGAACTCCACTGAactccaaaagaaaaaaaaagattgaaaataGTTATGTAAAATCTAAAAACCAATCCCATTCGACTCGGTTTAAGCGACACAGAGTCGGCTTGTGCATGAGATATTATCGTCAAATATTTGACATTTTGTTCTCTGaaacaaacaattatttaattcgACTATTATCTCTATAAGATATGATAAATTCACTTCTGACCAATTCACGGTTATCACTGTTTTTGCATAATGAACAGTTTCTGACTATGCTTAATGTTGTTGTTCTaaagttttgtaattttatgatTATTCAAGGCAACAAAAACCTACACTACCTAACCAGTGATGGACTGACCTATCTAAGAGTAGAAATGATGATGCAGACATGTGAGTGGAGATACGCAGACTATGGCCAGTTCATCGTTAAAAGTGCGACGGATAAATACAGGTTGTTTGTTGCGAATTACTCCGGAAACGCAGGTAATAATTACCAGAACGGATttagtgccccccccccccccccccccccccgattgaGTTACATTTAATTCTGTCAGCTATGTTAAGCGTAAACCTATCcttaaatattaacattttcaactgtttttgtctgtgataacataaCGATTCAATTTTAATTGAAGCCTATAgcccaataatttcataaaagatgagcgacacaaaatgggcgtgtcttatagcataaccgaaaaacggtattggctgcgccgcatAGTAATACGTAGCAAGTGCTATATGAAAAAATAGTGGCTTTAGAATGTTGTTTTGAAGTGTGGAAATtggaaatattataaatatatataagccCTCCGGGCTTTATTGgttttgaccacgctccgaccaaaattatcacccaATAATACTCAAAGACtgattccttattcctaaaATACAAACTTTCTTATTGGTTGATCCATCCGTCAGTTTGAGTCCTCTAGTCCagcttttattttattaagaGAAACTCCTCTTCAACCGCTGCACGAAATTTCGTAAGCCTTTGTATAGGTAACCTGAATAATGTGTAGATGGGCGTGATAAAAGAAAATTCCGATTTCATCGTTTTACTGTGAATTTAGCCCCTTTTAAACTTTAAGCTAGAATTTTGCCAAATATTGAATATGACCATTGACAATTTGCAAGCGAAACTCCTCTAAATCCACTGCTTGTTTTATGAAACTATGTCTACTAGCTATAGGTATTTTTGCCACAATATGTGGATGTTCATAATACCTTTTACCCTTTTTGAACTTATAACTTTGGCCATAAAtgcatatcaaatatatatagcaATGAACAGTTTGTAAACACAGTTCCTCTTACACTATACTGACTATAGCACGGAATTTCGTAAATCTTTGTAGGTATTTAGTTTACAATGTGTAGATGTGCCAATTACTAGGAAATCACGATTCCCGTATTAATATGGGAACTTCACCCCttttgaatttacatgtagaagtaaaaaggtggaaagacctactTGAGACACAAGACTTGTTGTTCCgttgagcgatgtggcccatgggcctcttgttcccGAGTGGCGTTGTAACTGCCATGATTGTTATCgtattgttgttttattactcACACAGGAGACAGTTTCTACTATCATAACAACGCACAGTTCAGTACCTACGATTATGACCACGATACCTCGTACTCCAACTGTGCCGATAGATGCAAGGGGGGATGGTGGTATACTAAGTGTCACTTGGTAAACCTCAACGGAGAGTACGCAAACACCAACTTTCTCGAGGGCATAAACTGGCATGCCATGACGGGATTCACATACTCATTGAAGGAAGTAAGGATGATGTTGAGGCGGCCCTGATGAGTACCCCCGTTACAACTGATATAATCCCATTACAAGTGATGTGATCCcattacacgtacatgtagtgTTCCCAATTTTAAGTGGTATGATCCCATTTCAAGTGGTTTGGTCCCATTACATGTGGTGTAAACACGTTACACGTGGTGTGATTCCATTATACACGTGGTGTGATCCTATTACACTTGATGTGATCTCATTAAACGTTTAAAGTGTATTTCAACTGGTATCGTCCTATTACACGTGGTTTGATCCCATTACACGTGGTGTGATCCCATTACACTTGATGTGATCTCATTACAAGTGATGTGATCCCACTACACGTGGTGTGATCCCATTACATAAGGTTTGATTCTATTACACGTGGTGTGATCCCATTGCAAGTGGTGTGATCCCATAATTTAAAAACGTGGTTAGATATCACCGatttcaatattatatttttatgaatataacGATTGAACGAACAAATTTAGATTATGGCGtcatttacttttttcaaaGGGATTTTAGCTcatattgggagttgatttttaatcaactctcctatgcagtcactcggacaaaccgaaagtgaaacagtgtttgaacctcagcacaaatcattgctcctgacaagacttagttcttgaaaataattgatgaattcgatgtgatgtatgctaaagcattgtttttcaaggaaacttatttacaaataccttaaaaatagtcagattttaaatggtacgaacaatttaaatattttttgtagtcgtatgtatttctacgccagagttcaatatagtctcgttcaactcgacgctcggctgtctccgtaaacccttgtcggagatttacggtgtcagccgagcgtttggttgaacgagactatagttcaatattgcttggatccatacaattttcgagaaatttttcTACCACTAATACAaactttgattgaattaatcttatatttaaatattatttaacatgattcatatggagatttctcgacattctagtcgaaaaagttcaaaaattcatattataaaaatatgcgtaattcaaattaaaaactacGTATTAATACGTGTGCTTGTCATGCAAAAAaacatatcattaattttaaaataaattaacatcgacaaaatcaactcccgtcagttcttcagtactttgatattgGTATTGAAATcaccatgattttttttttttttttttttttttacaaaattgtccTAGCTGTAGAcaagttatttgaaaatttagttaaatgatCCACGTTAAGTTATTCTAATTTTGTGTACTTTTCAGATAGGATTGAATTTTCTTCTATTTCAAAAGcaatattatgtacatgtacatgtacatgtattatgagcTTTCAGAGATATGTTAACGTTGCATCTCAGTTAATTCTTGAAATAGTTTTAGTTGCATATACATAGACATAAAATTTCAGTTTatgaattgaataaatattgtattgtCACTTCAGACGAAAAAAAGGCTTTAGTAAATGGTATAACAAATATTGtgattaaaagaagaaaaactgtAGCCATTTTTATTGTGATCTGTAAATTGTACAGTCCAAGTGTTTGTAAATgaattatacatataaaatatatttaaataaaaggaTGCTACGTTTTTCTTTAGTTATAATTTTAAACGGCGTGATATATACTGTTGATTACTAATTAAACACGAGGAATCAATTTCCgcgtaaaatttttattttttggacagatgttaaactaaacaaaactgataaaaatttggccTTCGTCGTTTTTGTGCTTTGGCGATTTGATGCAGATcagttgaatcgcggaattaaatACTACTAGCGAAAATTAAGGAATCTGCGGTATACTATATAAAAAAGACAAACTTCAGAAAGAATTGACGCCTCTGTATGTTGGATCACAgaatatacaagtacatgtctCGCGTTAACATCTATGGTAAACGGTCATATAATTAAATGTAGATGTAACCATTTCAGGTATGATTACAAACCCAGAAAAAAATTCCAGGATGGGTTCGAGGGATAAATATCTTAGCCACGGGATTGCCAAGGGGGTGCGATGCctatgtatatgtaaatgtaaggAATTTGAAATTCCCGGGGGGGGGGTTAGATCTGTGCATGTATTGATATAGTAGAGATCGTTCTGAATCAGTGGTTTACATGGAGTTTTTAAATACTGTACAGTATACATgttagaaaaattaataaataatgacAAAACAGAAACTAAACACTTTTCACTTAGGTAAAATCCCCCATTTTTCATTTCAACGCTTAAATAACaagtaaataaacatttaaaataaacttgCTCAACTCTACTATGACGTTGTCTTCGCGATAAACATCAAAAAGCAATACAATTATCAGCGATTTTCTAGCGCAGTTGCACTCTTAgtcttttgatattaataaCCATTTTTTTCCCGATGACATTCGTGTTTTTATCTcattaattgaatttttcacACACAAGTAACGATTGGTTTAATTAGTCTGTTTTTGACATGATATGTTAAATGATGATtcaaaaagcaataaaaaaaggTCTGCATGGACAGGCCGTGTAATTAAACTAAGATAAGCTAAGCCTCTCTTTAAGACAGGTCAATTTTAGTCTTACTAACTTCAAACCGTATCTCTTGAAAAGGATACTGGTCGCATAcgtttatcattattgatgtgAAATTTATAacctttcttaaaaaaaaaaatgactttagttttgaaaacaaatttctaaTGAATCGCAATGTATATATCTCGTTCAGACCTTACGAACGTGCGAGAGTTCAGTTCAAAGAGCACATTGACAATGTCctttacaaaatttatatttcttgAGGATCAAAAATTTGTGCTTATGAACGTATGACAtctaatttttgtaaaggacagcAATATCAAACAAATGGAATGGGTTTTATAGAAATAATGTTCAACATATCTAGTCGTGAAGAGATGAAataagataattatgtcaaacAGAATCCTCCAGATGCATAAACCGTTTCCAGTGTGTTATCACTGGCAATGTAATTAAATTGATTGGAAGCAAAAAAGTATGATTTATGACAGCGtgtcatgcatttcttattttGCACCCGGTATTGGTGAATTGTATTAACACGCGCTTCAGCATATACGGGTTACTCCGTTCATTCAGAATGACTATTATACAAGAGACAGTGACAAATGCTGTATTGTTGTTTGcataaaaataactttaaaatgttcgatatacttgtacatgtgcATTATATTTCAAGTGCCCATTGGATTGTGTATGTTCGGTAAAGCGAATTTAATCAGAGATTGATATGTTTTTGGTTTATTTgattattacttttaaattgtatatcattGACTTGTTACTTTTTAAAGGACACAGATAGGATTTTTAGGTGTTAAAATCTTATGTTTCTTGTTTCACTGGATAGTATGGAAATAATGTCAACAATAGATGGAATCAAAACGTCTTTTACTCTTTTACATTGACAAATGCCGCTTTACTTAAAGGGACACTCGGATGAATTTTGCCCATTTACACATGCGGTAGAGGGCAATAGTCGGCTGAATAAATGGAATATTACTACTTTCTATTTTCAGCTTTTATAGTTACTGTAGATCATTCAAAAAACGTCAAGAAAATCAAGGTTACTTTCACGAATATCgttatttacttttatattgCAGACTAATTGCCAGTcgaaatattttatgaaaaaaaacccatagattTTCTTTcgtattttaattcatttttcaacttttgtaaaaaattataattgaattacaataaaaaaatgtttatgtgcTATAAGTCTTGATATGATAGCACTTTCCGATGTTTTATCCCAAGAAAGCCTGCATGACACGTTTCTGTTTCTGCACAGTGGTGTCAAACTCTGGAATATCGTCAACAATATGGTGACGCACGTGTTTGTGATCTTTGACCTGGATCTTATCGTCGGCAAATCTGCACATGCGCCGTCGGATCCAAACTTTACCTCCAGGTTTCGGAGCATTTATATCGTTGtccttaataaattaaaaaaatcattttttttttgtaattatataattattcatgattgttttgtttataaaagctTTTGTGCTCGTGGTTTTCAAGAATACACAAAAACTTCAATTCTTTACTTAATTGATAATCAAGCGTACAGGtaggtataatttttttactgtACAAGAAGACAgtgagtgaaaaaaaaatttaatttctaataAAGAAAACCACTCATAAATTCATCAatcaaaaaaagtttttctgTTGATTTACTTTCGATAGACAAAAATGCCATTCATCAAGTACGTCAAGTGAAAAGAAGTGAAAAGTCAACTGCTCTAACAAAATTACTCAATATTTTCACATCTACATGAAACTGTTAATTCCGACTGAGACAATGATGATTTGTAAACCATGTGATACTTACGTCTACGACATATCGTGCCAGTTTGGGTAACTTCATGTGCATTTTAGATTTTCCGCCATATTTCACATGGAACGCCATGATCCTGTTTTCCAGGAAAGACAGATTTTTATCATTGGATTCGTAATCGTCATAATGTGGAAGCATATCGTGCTCTGGGTCCTTTTTATCCATCAGTCTTTTGTGGATATTCTCGTTGACAAATTTCATTGCCGTTTGCCAGTTCCCGCTTGGCTTTTTCTGTTTCGAGAACGAGTCCGCCCCGGGTATTGCGGGTAAATTTAGTTCTTTCTCGTCTTCTGCACCGATAAGAGTCGGTACATTTTCGAGGCTTGTAACTTGAAGTTCTTTTGATTGCTGTGCTGCATTCGGAACTTGGAATTGCGTTCTTGCTGCCATGTCCGATTTTTGGGTTTCAAATACTACTTCGTTTTTGGCACTTCCTCcgtggttttcttttttaagaagGATTTCCTCCTGCGTTCGTTCCTCTCGTATGTTGGGTAGATCCACCCGCTGGTCTTTGCGGGGAACTTCCGTAATCAGAACCGGTTTCACGGATTTCGTTTCATCTCGAGGCGTATTCTCTGAGGATTTTTGTCCATTCTTTGGATTACTATCAGTGACACTGGCTGGCTTGTTGTGGTTTGCGAGGATTTTCAACAGTGACGTATCACTTGCGTCATTATCGAGGTAATTTGGAAGCGAAGCTAACGATTGAAGCGAGGCTGCCTTGCTTCTGCTACCTTCGAAATTCGACTGAGTTTCGGAAGGGTTTCTTTTTCGAGGCTTCTTCCCCCGGACTTTTCCCTTCTTCCTCGAACCGATTTGTTTCTTTGAATTCTCGTTTTCGAAGTCAATAATCTCGGCTTCCATCATCTGCCGCAAAGATTCACGGATTTCCAACAAGCTTCTGGGCTTCCGAACCGGTTGATTCCGTCGATTCGCTCGAAGTGTCAGGGCCACGCTTGTCTTTGCGACAGGTGGGTTATCTTTTCGAGCTGCTGCCTTTTCCTTCATGAGCTCTTTATAGAATACAGCCCCTGCTGTGTACGGTTCTACAATGGTTGACTTCCCGTCCTTGAACCACTGTAGCAACTGTTGCAACATGGTGTCCCTATCTGGAAGAGTTTTGGACATTTTCAAAGGTGGAAGAGGTTTCGACTGAGGTAAAGACTCCTCCGTCATTTTAAAGTGGAGAAATTGAAGGAAAGGCACCAAATGTCCCTGTTTCATATTCATCCGAGTTTCAAGCTTTGCTTTCACGTATTCTCGCATGATATCCAGCGTGGCCGTGTTCTTCTTTCCGACAATTCGGTCATAGTTTTTGGTATCTAGAATAAACACTTCCGTGTTAGCCGTACACTTGACTGTATGCATGTAGGTGCTCAAGTTGTTCAAAATCTCGATGTCGCCAAGAACCTCGCGGTCCTGAATCGAACACAAGTCCACGTGTCGCTCCTTCATATACTTCTCCACCGCCGCGTAACCCTCGGTCCGCCTAATGACGAGTTCCTCGGACTTGGTCTCCCATACCGCCGGGTCCTCGTATTTTCTGAGTATTGCTTGACGTCTTGCTTCCCTATAGAAACATCAGTAAAAGACCAATTAATGGTGTTGTAAGTGCTTATAATTCACAAATTGAATAGTGGTTATACATGATCAATTGATGATACTCTGAGATTTTGGATGCTTTATAAGTAGTTCCATAAAAATCAAGCGTAACGActataatttacacaactaaACATGAAAGAAACAATCGGAAAACATTGCTCGGCTTTTTCCGTCAATTCTCGACTTTACGGAAAGGCCGAGCGATGTTCCGATTGATGAAAGAACTATACAACGACGACGTTCtaactaaactaaactaaacaACATTACTGCATGGAAACTTTTgaacaacaaaaataatattccaTACAGTTCATATGAAACACATAACTGGCCTCTAACATATTGTTTActtactttctttttttcctttgtgCATGTGAAAAATTACAATAGATCAATCCTCTTTTTAAGATTATATTTCCTCATCTGAGTTTCTTCACTATCAAATCATGCTACAGGTACTTTAATTGAACATGacgaaaaaaatatgaaacatttttaaagagcAAGGGAAAATTCTAAACCCTCATCTTTTCAAATGAAAAGAAACGTATGTGATTTACCACTCTTTTCAataaaaagatacatgtacaataggTCACAAATATGATTGCTAAAGTCATAATTACTGATCAGTACCTGAGATGTTCAAACTCCACGGCGTAGATGTCGATGCCGGCCTCAAACGGCCACAGATGTGGGTACTGTTTCTGATGCTTGTGGGGTTCCACGATGACATTAGCCTGACCTCTGTAAGCAATAATTGTTATATTATGGTGTCCCATAAGATATGATGCCAAAAACCTTAATAACTTCGTtaattaattctaaaatttacattaaaataacgAAACAAATGCACACAGACACATGTCCAGGGATTTTAGTTTTCACTtgagtaaaaaaataaacacgaCATACAATCACGTATTcactttatttttacaaagtgaCCACGTGACCGGATATTTACTTGAGTATAAAATGGAGTCCTTGGACTGGTTCCCCTTGCTTTATCAGCACTGTGTCAAAGATGAACGTCTCCCTCCTCAGACTCATCTCAAGGAGCTTCTTCAGCTTAGTGGGCATGTGCGAGAAGAACGGATGGGAATCGATGAAGTCGCTTATCTCCGCAAACTCCTTCTCTGTATCCAACTACAAGCGAGAA
This genomic interval carries:
- the LOC128163204 gene encoding uncharacterized protein LOC128163204 isoform X5 gives rise to the protein MAMDSVKDTITKPKALRTEPELRLLVDFFRKKSPLMQNLDTNILMDIGRNCSYHRSTRDDIIIKQGEKGDALKEEDEFNRDIPEDDCFYIILNGSVSVYIDPRMTGEEEGGHWTPLRQHKTPSPAPSSFSGTPEPGQPDQPRVKSAHALEPLAEEEEDEDGEEGKEKGTMRKPAPKKLAVLDRSKFGKFIVSYGPGKSFGEVALVKRESFRNASIIADEDLDLLVIGQDLFDRSLKLDTEKEFAEISDFIDSHPFFSHMPTKLKKLLEMSLRRETFIFDTVLIKQGEPVQGLHFILKGQANVIVEPHKHQKQYPHLWPFEAGIDIYAVEFEHLREARRQAILRKYEDPAVWETKSEELVIRRTEGYAAVEKYMKERHVDLCSIQDREVLGDIEILNNLSTYMHTVKCTANTEVFILDTKNYDRIVGKKNTATLDIMREYVKAKLETRMNMKQGHLVPFLQFLHFKMTEESLPQSKPLPPLKMSKTLPDRDTMLQQLLQWFKDGKSTIVEPYTAGAVFYKELMKEKAAARKDNPPVAKTSVALTLRANRRNQPVRKPRSLLEIRESLRQMMEAEIIDFENENSKKQIGSRKKGKVRGKKPRKRNPSETQSNFEGSRSKAASLQSLASLPNYLDNDASDTSLLKILANHNKPASVTDSNPKNGQKSSENTPRDETKSVKPVLITEVPRKDQRVDLPNIREERTQEEILLKKENHGGSAKNEVVFETQKSDMAARTQFQVPNAAQQSKELQVTSLENVPTLIGAEDEKELNLPAIPGADSFSKQKKPSGNWQTAMKFVNENIHKRLMDKKDPEHDMLPHYDDYESNDKNLSFLENRIMAFHVKYGGKSKMHMKLPKLARYVVDDNDINAPKPGGKVWIRRRMCRFADDKIQVKDHKHVRHHIVDDIPEFDTTVQKQKRVMQAFLG
- the LOC128163204 gene encoding uncharacterized protein LOC128163204 isoform X2 gives rise to the protein MAMDSVKDTITKPKALRTEPELRLLVDFFRKKSPLMQNLDTNILMDIGRNCSYHRSTRDDIIIKQGEKGDALKEEDEFNRDIPEDDWDSTEIEFSFYIILNGSVSVYIDPRMTGEEEGGHWTPLRQHKTPSPAPSSFSGTPEPGQPDQPRVKSAHALEPLAEEEEDEDGEEGKEKGTMRKPAPKKLAVLDRSKFGKFIVSYGPGKSFGEVALVKRESFRNASIIADEDLDLLVIGQDLFDRSLKLDTEKEFAEISDFIDSHPFFSHMPTKLKKLLEMSLRRETFIFDTVLIKQGEPVQGLHFILKGQANVIVEPHKHQKQYPHLWPFEAGIDIYAVEFEHLREARRQAILRKYEDPAVWETKSEELVIRRTEGYAAVEKYMKERHVDLCSIQDREVLGDIEILNNLSTYMHTVKCTANTEVFILDTKNYDRIVGKKNTATLDIMREYVKAKLETRMNMKQGHLVPFLQFLHFKMTEESLPQSKPLPPLKMSKTLPDRDTMLQQLLQWFKDGKSTIVEPYTAGAVFYKELMKEKAAARKDNPPVAKTSVALTLRANRRNQPVRKPRSLLEIRESLRQMMEAEIIDFENENSKKQIGSRKKGKVRGKKPRKRNPSETQSNFEGSRSKAASLQSLASLPNYLDNDASDTSLLKILANHNKPASVTDSNPKNGQKSSENTPRDETKSVKPVLITEVPRKDQRVDLPNIREERTQEEILLKKENHGGSAKNEVVFETQKSDMAARTQFQVPNAAQQSKELQVTSLENVPTLIGAEDEKELNLPAIPGADSFSKQKKPSGNWQTAMKFVNENIHKRLMDKKDPEHDMLPHYDDYESNDKNLSFLENRIMAFHVKYGGKSKMHMKLPKLARYVVDDNDINAPKPGGKVWIRRRMCRFADDKIQVKDHKHVRHHIVDDIPEFDTTVQKQKRVMQAFLG
- the LOC128163204 gene encoding uncharacterized protein LOC128163204 isoform X8, yielding MAMDSVKDTITKPKALRTEPELRLLVDFFRKKSPLMQNLDTNILMDIGRNCSYHRSTRDDIIIKQGEKGDADSTEIEFSFYIILNGSVSVYIDPRMTGEEEGGHWTPLRQHKTPSPAPSSFSGTPEPGQPDQPRVKSAHALEPLAEEEEDEDGEEGKEKGTMRKPAPKKLAVLDRSKFGKFIVSYGPGKSFGEVALVKRESFRNASIIADEDLDLLVIGQDLFDRSLKLDTEKEFAEISDFIDSHPFFSHMPTKLKKLLEMSLRRETFIFDTVLIKQGEPVQGLHFILKGQANVIVEPHKHQKQYPHLWPFEAGIDIYAVEFEHLREARRQAILRKYEDPAVWETKSEELVIRRTEGYAAVEKYMKERHVDLCSIQDREVLGDIEILNNLSTYMHTVKCTANTEVFILDTKNYDRIVGKKNTATLDIMREYVKAKLETRMNMKQGHLVPFLQFLHFKMTEESLPQSKPLPPLKMSKTLPDRDTMLQQLLQWFKDGKSTIVEPYTAGAVFYKELMKEKAAARKDNPPVAKTSVALTLRANRRNQPVRKPRSLLEIRESLRQMMEAEIIDFENENSKKQIGSRKKGKVRGKKPRKRNPSETQSNFEGSRSKAASLQSLASLPNYLDNDASDTSLLKILANHNKPASVTDSNPKNGQKSSENTPRDETKSVKPVLITEVPRKDQRVDLPNIREERTQEEILLKKENHGGSAKNEVVFETQKSDMAARTQFQVPNAAQQSKELQVTSLENVPTLIGAEDEKELNLPAIPGADSFSKQKKPSGNWQTAMKFVNENIHKRLMDKKDPEHDMLPHYDDYESNDKNLSFLENRIMAFHVKYGGKSKMHMKLPKLARYVVDDNDINAPKPGGKVWIRRRMCRFADDKIQVKDHKHVRHHIVDDIPEFDTTVQKQKRVMQAFLG